A single window of Nicotiana sylvestris chromosome 3, ASM39365v2, whole genome shotgun sequence DNA harbors:
- the LOC138887021 gene encoding uncharacterized protein — MSAPWPFVAWGMDVIGHIDLAVSNGHRFILVAIDYFTKWVEAKTFKSVTKKVVVDFVRSNIICRFGIPKFCLIQRGKDLKAHYQLLKMGKSSKVASAEYLGNVMGNVKVQAKGAGKVRHGYKSIQVVRNWGMRKSVGKSGAEKIVCQEEFTVREEQVLIKFNRKCGMVKIQENEE, encoded by the exons atgtccgcaccatggccttttgttgcatggggcatggatgttattgggcacATTGATCTAGCAGTatcaaatgggcataggtttattctggtagctatagactattttaccaaatgggtggaagctaagacgtttaagtctgtgactaagaaagttgtggtcgaCTTTGTGcgctcaaatatcatctgtcgctttgggattccaaag ttttgtttaaTACAAAGGGGAAAGGATCTCAAAGCCCACTACCAGCTTTTGAAAATG GGAAAGTCATCGAAAGTTGCATCGGCAGAATATTTGGGAAATGTTATGGGAAATGTAAAGGTTCAGGCAAAAGGGGCCGGAAAGGTAAGACATGGGTACAAAAGCATTCAGGTGGTCAGAAATTGGGGAATGCGGAAGTCGGTTGGAAAGTCAG gggcagaaaaaaTTGTTTGTCAGGAGGAATTCACTGTGAGGGAAGAGCAGGTATTAATCAAGTTTAATCGCAAGTGTGGCATGGTTAAAATCCAAGAAAATGAGGAGTAG